One Helianthus annuus cultivar XRQ/B chromosome 7, HanXRQr2.0-SUNRISE, whole genome shotgun sequence genomic region harbors:
- the LOC110868448 gene encoding 60S ribosomal protein L13a-4, producing the protein MIPHKTKRGAAALARLKVYEGVPTPYNRKKRMVIPDALKVLRLTAGHKYCLLGRLSSEVGWNHYETIKELENKRKEKAQVVYERKKQLNKLRAKADKAAEEKLCSQLEILAPVTY; encoded by the exons ATGATTCCCCACAAGACCAAGCGTGGAGCTGCTGCACTAGCAAGGTTGAAAGTTTATGAAGGGGTCCCTACACCTTACAACAGGAAGAAGAGAATGGTCATCCCTGATGCTCTTAA GGTATTGAGGTTAACTGCTGGACACAAGTACTGTTTGCTCGGTCGGCTTTCTTCAGAAGTTGGGTGGAATCATTATGAGACAATCAAG GAACTTGAAAATAAGAGGAAGGAAAAAGCCCAAGTGGTGTATGAAAGAAAGAAGCAGCTTAACAAACTTAGAGCCAAGGCCGATAAAGCTGCAGAAGAGAAACTTTGTTCTCAACTTGAAATCCTTGCACCGGTTACCTACTAA